From the genome of Hippoglossus stenolepis isolate QCI-W04-F060 chromosome 13, HSTE1.2, whole genome shotgun sequence:
ttgaattttctttttcatttttatcttcCTTGTATCTTCTTCCTGAAGGTAGACACACAAACTCGCTGTGCAGGGGGAGGTCAGCACAGTCCAACATGGCCTGGACCTTCCTTAAGGTTGAGCTCATAGAGGTTAGAGAGCTGACCTGGATTCACCCCAATGAGTTTGCTGGCCACAAGATGACCAAGCTCAATCCCGTGGGTCAGATTGAGGTTTCACAACCATGCTACGATAGAAACGGACAAGACTGATTTCAATAAAAGTTTTATAGAACAGAGTCATCATTTTGGTGCACACATTGAGAATAATTAACATAAAGACCTTGTTGAACCATGTTGGAAATAGCATCTGTGCTCATAGTGTGTTACTTCAGTAAAATAACAAGAGTATGTTGTTTTAAACTATAACTACATGTTTGTACTTAAATTAACTCTTATTCGACACAGAGTCAGGGAAACACCTCTGACAGGTCCATCATATTGggtttacattaaaatatacaGACACGGATTCTGttgaaaatcaaatgaaatgcattttaaCACCAGAGTTAAAAGCATATATATAAGGGTTGGACGTGTAAATACTGAGCCAACACTGGAATAAGAGGGCAGTCATGTGCAGCCTAATGAGTCAGGTGATGAACACTGTCTCTTGAATTAAGACTGAACTCGTCTGACCCCAGCGAGTGTTCAGTGTAAGAAGATAAAATCAAGTTTGATGTTGCTTGAAGGGATCAAAGTGATTCCTTGTGtatttcaacaaaacaaatatattatatttcgGCTCAACGCTGTCTGTAGCCTCCTGTTTACCAACTGTTAAGCATGCAGGTGGAAATATGCTGCCAGGCAGAGGGAAGAATAATTCCAACAATTCGAATATGCATCGAATTCTGCCTACAAATGTCCTGCTAAGAGAAAACGAGTATCAAAAACAATCCGTAGGTAAATCTTaaaagtgctgtgtgtgcaaTTATCTCGGAAGATGAAGTGATCTGCAAGAGGAGTGGAAACTCTTGCATGATAAGCACTGCGACTCTTTAAGTACATTTGCGCCGATTGTACACTTTGACTTAAGCAACATTTTGAATGCTTGAATGCTTACTGTGACTTGTGATGCtactatttaatatttttgttgttgtatacCTTTTTCTTCAATTTCatctattttctgtttcttatttatGTCTTaataatcttgtttttatttcaccatatcggttggggcagcttcttcttcttcgtcccTTTAAATTGTAATTGTATTTATCGAATTCATAATCCTAAACATACATGCAACATATCgacacataaaacacatgacaaaggatagaaaacaaaaagcccTGGGGTAAGTGTCATGGCTTAAAAAATCCATGGGTAGACAACAAGGCACTCATTGAAAAATTGTTATAAACCAagtaataatttttttaaagtagaGTCCTCATGGCTTTAGGGTTCTTGGAGCCTGTCATGACGTCAATACAGTCTTTCATctcaactttaaaaacatgaaaagatgGTTTAGAGCCTCTGGACTTACATCTGTTAAATGTGGTAGTTACCGATTAGAAAGAAAAGATCTATCATAAAGAATTCACCTTCACTATTTATCTTAGAATCAAACGTGCAGCTGCGTCACAGTAGACATGATGGGGGCGGGTCCACTGAGTGAGGGGGCCGTCCCCAAACCCGAGGTAACCGTTCAAAACCAGCAGAGGGAAACTCCCCCTGTCCACCATCACTCTCTTCCGGGCACCAAGCGCTACTCAGCTCAACTTCATCCAGCATCCAGCAGCAAGATGGCCCCTGTCTCCATCAAGACCGTGTTGATCAGTGAGAGTGTGGACCCTCGCTGCAAAGCCCTGCTGCAGCAAAATGGCATCCGAGTTACGGAGAAGCAGCAAATGACAAAGGATGAACTCATCGCGGAGATCAAGGTGAAGTTGACTCTCTGCTTTAGCGTGCATcgtcttcctttttttttcctgctacGCAacatgcagactttttttttgttttgttctcccAATCCTGTTCCGAAAAGTGTAGTCATTagttttgctgctgcagttgtcGGGGGGGGGTGAATATAACAAATGCATCAGCGAACAGTAGTTTTAGATTCATGCAAACTTTGATTTGCAGAGTGCGCACTTTCACTTGTAAGCCTCGGTTCGCAGAGCTTTCCCACCAGGCTGAGGTGTGATCGCTGGATTTTGAGTTTAGGACCGCCCCCTTGGGAAGCTGATGCAACTCATCCATGATTTTACCAGTTCTCCAATCACATAGAACTACACCGAATTAAATGAATCTGTTCGCACCACAAAGATCATAAGTGCAAGCATGAACtctttaaacttttttattatGGTGCAATTAGGAGGAGGCTCTGTATTTCAAGAGCATTTCAATTAACTGTATCTGCACCTCCATGTATCATAAAAAGTGACAAACAGATAGGAGAGGGACATTGATGTCACAGTTTACACCACAActggcccaacagttccctttatgaaaccacatttaaattcactaggtACAGATTTCatatggatctgcaccagattgcaAACATTCAGGAATATTAGTcgtctaaacatgcctgatttttattgaaaatgttgaaaaatcaaGCTATTTTAGAGAAAGTGGTgggaaaaatcctggatctacaTCTGatctggatttgcaccaaaatgtagTAGGTTCTTCCCTGGGTCATGCCCCTCCCCCTTTTACaaaatttgtttgatttagGTTTGTTGTGAAATCACTTTTGATTCTCGATAACATgagaacacacaaactgattcCAACAAGTACGATTTATGCTCCACATTAAATGAAACAAGTTAAAGTGTTGGaacttattattttatataaattatatagTAAGTTATACAATAAGTTATTGTTAACTTATTTTGCACAATTTGCCGAGAAAACGTCGCCAGGTGATACAATactatgttgtttttttcttatgtacaTTTCATATCATGCTATTGTGGTGCAGATGTCCAAAAATGTAGCATAACCGCAAAGTAACTGACAGAATTGAATTTGTGGGCCTCAGGGTTTTGGAAGATTTGGAATTGCAGGTTAATTTTCTGCTTTGCATAGTTACTATTCATAAGATCAACTACAGATATAAAATAATTTCTAATCAACAATGTGCCTCTCTCACCATCCCAGGACTACGATGGCCTTGTGGTGAGATCTGCAACCAAGGTAACAGCCGATGTTATCAATGCTGCTAGCAATCTCAAAATCATTGGGAGAGCTGGGACCGGTGTGGACAATGTGGACGTTGACGCTGCCACCAAGAGGGGCATCATTGTAATGAAGTAAGTCTCGAGGCTTTTGTAAAAATTTGACTTGGATTGCAGCCTCAATATAATGTGCAGTTCCTTAACTGTAGACTGTTTCCTGCAGCACACCGAGTGGGAACACGATCAGTGCTGCAGAGTTGACATGTGCCCTGCTGATGAGCCTCTCAAGGTAAGATGACTTCTGTATTCATGAGCTTTTGTCGATATGCTCAGTCTTTTTAATTGCACCATAACACTGTGGTTTTCCGTTAAAATGTCCGTGTGTTTGCAGAAATGTGCCTCAAGCTGCAATGTCGATGAAACAAGGGAACTGGGATCGCAAAAAGGTCAGCAGAGATGTTGGTTCGCCCCTTTTTCCCCTTTGAACGACCGCGTCCGCAGTTGGCTCACAAAGCGATTTACCATCGCATGGTCGACTCCATTGTTGGTCCAGTCTGCAATAATCAGACACGACACTTGGATCTGTGTAGTTGTGGATTTTGTAAtcagggtcattgtcctgtttcTAATTTTACAGTTCATGGGTGCAGAGCTCTACGGCAAAGTGCTCGGCATAGTGGGACTTGGCAGAATAGGAAAAGAAGTCGCCTCAAGGATGCAATCATTCGAAATGAGGGCAAGTAAACAGATTATAACACGACGAAACTGTGTACACACGTTCAGATGAGACACAAATGCTgagatattttcttttctcgATCTTCAGACTATCGGCTATGACCCAATCACTCCACCGGAGGTGTCGGCCAGCTGGGGGGTGGAGCAGAtgcagctggagcagctctGGCCCCAGTGTGATTATATTACTGTCCACACTCCCCTGATGCCCTCTACTGTTGGTGAGTTTTACACAGGTTCTCCCCACTGAGCAGCAACAGACCTGGTGTTAGCTTCCAGCCAGTGGACAGCGTTAcggttgtgattggatctcacttcccgGCACTATATGCAAATAACACGACTGTCCTTTCTCATTTGTGTTTCGGCAAAagcgagagatggagagaaagagggcgAGCGGATTCAGGAGGGACTGAATTACGAATGATACTTTAAGGAAAAGGATCAATCATTATGTGCGGATCAGTGTGgtggctacaaacaaatcaatgtgtgGACACTGAGAATcttaaaaacatctttgatttattgtgaaactgtagcgggtcagaggacgtcagctgagtaggcggtccttcaTACGTGGCCCAGGAAACATGTGCGTTCACACAGGAAAAGtaatgtggccacatgtgtcccaGATCACCTGgaaatgtggtctgagtgatggGATCTCTGGACACATTTGGGTGCATTGTACttcggatcactcaggatggatgcTAAAACCAGGTCTGAATAGGCTCAATGAAATCTTTGCTGATTACATCACTTTTCATACGATGCATTGTACTGGGGAGTTGTAGAATGCACTtattagatgttttttttgtgtgtgtgtgtgttcaaggtCTGCTTAACGACGAATCATTCGCTAAATGCAAGAAAGGAGTGAAGGTGGTGAACTGCGCACGAGGCGGAATCATCGATGAGGACGCTCTCCTCAGAGCGTTGGAGTCCGGACagtgtggaggagcaggacTTGACGTCTTTGTTGAGGCAAGTTTACGACCCCCTATTGTCACACGTAAGTCTGATCACgtaacacaaatcaaactgtttTCCTCAATGGAGATGTGTTGTTATGTTTGGCCACAGGAGCCACCGAAGAACCGCCCACTGGTGAACCATCCCAACGTCATCAGCTGTCCTCACCTGGGAGCCAGCACCAAGGAGGCTCAGGCTCGCTGTGGGGAGGACATCGCCCTGCAGATTGTGGACATGGTGAAGGGCAAGAAACTGGTTGGAGCAGTAAGTTGTACCCGATCTCACACCAGTTTTTTGGTTGAAAAGAATATTTAAGAGGTACACTAGGAATTTAGTATTGCCCTTCCATAAAGCTGGGGGATTGGTAAGAGATGGTGAAAATGAAAGCTGGAGAAAATGGATAAATCAACgacaacaataaaaccaaatctctcagttataaaatgaaacattttgttcCCACAGTTTTTTCAAACTCACTCAGTTTGTAATGCAGACTTTTAAATTGATCTACGAACACAAGCTGATGACACTTTAAAGGCACggtcacacatacatgaatgcaggCCAATGTCGCGGCTCAAAGTTCCCCCAAAGCTAAACTCCACGCCAAGCCATGCTGCGGATTGCtctgacacaggaagtgaatgtttgcaGATTGTTTGTGTGAACAAGAAGCAAAGATTTGCCACTGCTTCATTTGTGTATATGTGACAGTGCCCtctgtgggtgtttttttttttagagccaCATATGTCATTATGCAACAGTTTTCATCTTCATGACAAATAAGCTGTTTCACATGTTAaatccatgttgtgtttctctttttaaagcTATTGCATAAAATCCAAGGTAGGTAACAAGAGAACTGAATGAACACATGTGACACTAACACTCACTTTACCTGAATGGCAAGATGACAGCGGCGTCATACACAAAGCTTTTTTTAGCATGAGCTCTCACTATTTACACTTACAATGCACAGCAAAAATCGAATGCATTAAGAACATGCAGCTTTGTGCACACGCTACTGGCAATCATCTCCATTTGCAGACTTCCTCTATGAAAACCAGTTTGCAGTTCATCCCGTCTCAGAGCTGTCACAAGTCTCTCACTTCATTGGAATATGCGATGCATGCAACCACTTCAAACTAATTTAATCTGCAACGGTCACATAATCCTCCAAGTTAGCCTTTACGTTTACAGTCAACGATTCTATAATACTTGTCAAAGCATGGCCAGGTAGTGGCATTATGTCATGTGAGCCGGAGTGATCAGATCTGAAAATACATCCTCGACGTGTCGCACCAGAGACGTGTGTTAAAACCAGGTCACAACAGGGTCTAAGGGTAACTAACACCTGATAAGTTCAGACGGTTTCTACATTTCAGTCACTATTTAACATTCAGATATCACCAGTGAATGTGTTCAGACCATGAGTGTTGTGAATGATTGTGCGTTTCTCCACCGAGAGACTGAAGTGATAATAGAACAtggtttatttttcatgatgtatAAGTACAGGTTATCAAATTGTGATTAAGTACAGCCATAGATTATAGGGATTTCTCAATAaccttcatgttttcatctaaaAATGTGAATTATAACATTATTCTTACGTTGTATCCCCGAGAAAGCCGCCGCTCTGTTTGTTCATGTACAAGGAGCAGGCTTTCACTACTACTGTCTGActaaatctgtatttatgtcACTGAATTTTGAAAGTCAAGAAGAAAATGGCAAAATCATGATATTGAGATGTAATCGTATGATTGTGTGTGCTGCTTAAAGCATCTGCTCCCGTTCACGAAAACACACCTGACCCAGTCCGAcatgtctttttctcttctaGGTAAATGCTCAGGTTTTGGCGAGCACCTTCTCCCAGGAATCTCATCTGCTGATTAAACTCGGAGAAGCCATTGGAGCCGTGCTGCAGTCGTGCTCCAGCTCTAATAAACCGTTCAGCCAAGTGAAGATCACCACTCAAGGTAAAACTATACTTGTctaatcagtttgtttcatcagTGAACTCAAAGGGAGGAAGACAGTATTGCAACAGTGGCGCTTTCCCCCCTCTAGTGGCGTGATTGTGAATCAGATACTGTATTTGATATCAGTTGTACATGAGCTAATGTAAAAGATGTGACCTTCTGTTTATGTGttatctgtttttataaaaattaaCTGGAAGGTAATCTTATTCACTGTTTTCTACAAACAGGTGATGGCATGAAGTCCTCCGCCGGCTACATGACATCATCAGTCCTGGTTGGACTGCTGAAATCTGAATCTGGCTGCTGCCCAAACCTCATCAATGTCCTGAGTCTGGCCAAGGAATCTGGAATCGAGGTACAGTGTCATCTCATTGTGACAAATGCCACCTCACAACAAGgagtgtgtctttttgtttttagtggAATAATCGTGTCGTGCATGTGAACTGACCCTTCAGGTAAACCAAGCCCACTGTGCATCTGACGAGGCGGCTGATGGAGTGTGCAAGGTGGAGGTCATGGCCAACGGCTGCAGCTTCAAAGCCACGGGTGCAGTTCATGGTGGTGTGCCGGTCCTGCTGGAGCTGAGCAACAGTGTGTTCAGACAACCGGTCCGTCTCACTGGGAATCTGCTGTTCTTCAAAGCCCCTGCGAGTCCCAAGCTCCTTACTTCTGTGGCTGGTGAGAAACTTTGAAGATCATTTGTGTGAAAATCAGCCTTGTAGaactgaatgtgtttgaataagGCCTCAGTTAAAAGATAGGAACCAttatgtctctgtcttttcagatttaaaaattaaatagcTAAGTCCTTTCTTGTGCTTCAGcattttacactgaaaaacTAGCACAGTTGAGTCTGTTGAGGACCATGGTCATCGCTAACATCTTATTTTTGATCTTTTATCAGAATGATCAAATTAGTATAATGGTGTACCCTCACAAATGgaattcatccatccatccatccatatctATGGGCCCTTTCACATCTACTTTGTTTGGTCAGGACCTTCAGACTTCTCAgtttagtccaaaccaaaagagcaggtgtgaaaggtgccacAGAACATGGTCCGAACCAACGGACCTAAATTTAGTCCAGACAAAAGAGTTAGTCTctgtctggatcaaactgaaccatagtttagtttgtttccagtttgaaagacatttttttggaTAGTTCCGATTTTCGGGAAGTTGATACAGCatcaaacaatagaagaagaaaatttAAAGAAAGTAGCCTGAAGGATGGTTTGTATCTGTTGAAACAatgttcattttgctggtagtaaaaCCCTAATAATACTACAGTGGcaacaatattaacaaattGAACTGAAggctatttttttttcaatgcactttataaaataatcttagCGAATACAACAGCCAAACTGACAACAAACTGAGGTCACGTGCACAACCATCTACAAAGCTAATCC
Proteins encoded in this window:
- the phgdh gene encoding D-3-phosphoglycerate dehydrogenase → MAPVSIKTVLISESVDPRCKALLQQNGIRVTEKQQMTKDELIAEIKDYDGLVVRSATKVTADVINAASNLKIIGRAGTGVDNVDVDAATKRGIIVMNTPSGNTISAAELTCALLMSLSRNVPQAAMSMKQGNWDRKKFMGAELYGKVLGIVGLGRIGKEVASRMQSFEMRTIGYDPITPPEVSASWGVEQMQLEQLWPQCDYITVHTPLMPSTVGLLNDESFAKCKKGVKVVNCARGGIIDEDALLRALESGQCGGAGLDVFVEEPPKNRPLVNHPNVISCPHLGASTKEAQARCGEDIALQIVDMVKGKKLVGAVNAQVLASTFSQESHLLIKLGEAIGAVLQSCSSSNKPFSQVKITTQGDGMKSSAGYMTSSVLVGLLKSESGCCPNLINVLSLAKESGIEVNQAHCASDEAADGVCKVEVMANGCSFKATGAVHGGVPVLLELSNSVFRQPVRLTGNLLFFKAPASPKLLTSVAGVLATEGVEIESFSTPSDRSGDLWYCVGVSSLLRDLGALKSSVKESAQLTI